GGCCATCGTCCAAGTGATCTTGCCGCATTGGCGGCTTGGGATAATGTGGCCTATGCCTTGGAAAAGGTTCCGGCTTTATTGCAGCAATGGCAGTTTCCGCTTGAAAAAATTAAGGCAGTGTTGACAGCGATTGCCCAACATAGCCCGCAGCAAACGCCAACGAGTATTGAAGCAAGTTTGTTGCGCGATGCTGATATATTGGAGCAACTAGGGGCGGTAGCAATCTTGCGAATTGTCAGCAAAGTTGGGCGAGATACGCGTTATCAAACCTTTGATCAAGCTTTGGCGACGTTAGAACATAATGTGATGCAGTTGCCGAGCCAACTGCATTTGGCCAATTCGCAACAACTGGCTCAAGCGCGAATTGCGGTGTTGCAGCAATTTATTACGGCTGCCCAAGCCGAATCGCAAGGGCAGCCGTGGTGATTTAGGGCTGTTTGAAGTTTTTGAGCCAGTAGACCATAGCGGCGGCCAAGCCAACGCCTAGCACTAAGGCGATGCTAAACCAGAGTAACAATGATGGTTCAGGCTCTGCAATCGTAACTGACACAGGCTGAACTACTGGCGGCTGCTTAAGCTCTGGCTGCTCCAAATCGAGCGTATCGGGTGATGACGTATCGTTTTGCTCAAGCAGCGGGTTATTCAAGGGACTGCCAGCCATAGCGGTGGCTTGCTCAGCGCTCATGCGGGCCATATCAGCAGTATCGCTGATTGGGATTGAGCTATAGGCCATGGGCGTTGGATAACCCTCAATCATCGCTGGGGCTGCACCACCAACCATTGGATGCATGCGTGCCATATCTTCGGCATCTGCGGTGGTTGGCTGATCTGGATCGGCTGGGCCGCTATCGCTCCCCGCGCCCATGGGCGGAGCTTCCGCAGTTATAGCATCGTTTTCAGTTGCCATGTGTTCTGATACACCATTGGCGGCTTGCGGATTTATGCTGTCGGCTACTGGAGCCATGGTCATCGATTGCTCGGTTTGATTCGTCAGTTGTAAACCAACCGTGAGCATTAAGGCAAATGCCCCAACCACACCGACCCAACGCATCCAACCGCCGAGCCAGAAGCTGCGTTTGGGGGCATGAATTGCTGGATCGAGGGTAAAGCTACGGGGTGGACGCACAGGCGGGAGTTCTTGCAACAACGCCTGGATCGAGCGCAACTCGTCAAATTCCGCAGCTAAACCATGGTCGTACTCAAGCTGTTGATCCAGTTGAGCTTGCTCGGCGGCGCTAAGCTGACCATCAAGGGCTGCCGAAAGAAGTTCTTGTTGTTGTTCAGATATTGGTGTCATTGCATACCCACTTGTGTAGTCATATCACGCTTAACGTTCGGCAGTTGGCAAAAGTTCCCGACTTTTAAGATAATCGCGTAACTTTGCCCGTGCGCGACTGAGCCGCGATTTGACCGTCCCCAGTTGGGTATCAGTAGCCGCCGCGATTTCTTCGTAGGCAAAGCCTTGAATATCACACATAATTAATACTGCGCGTTGATCTTCGGGCAAGGTTGCCAAGCCTGCTTGAATCGCTGCCTGTAACTCGCGATTGATCATATGCTGATCGAGCGGCAACGATTGATCCTCGAATTGCTCGCCTGGGCTATCATCATCGCCAGCTAACAATTGATCCATCGAGGTGGTACGGCGGCGTTTTTGCGCTCGTAGCACATCGTAGCATGCATTGGTGGCGATGCGCAGCAGCCAAGCGGCAAACGAGCCTTCGCGAAAACGCTTGATCGCCTTAAATGCTGAGATAAAGGTATCTTGCGCCACATCGGCAGCGCTATCGCTATCGCCAAGCATTCGATATGCCAAACCATAGACTCGCCCTTCGTACATGCGCACTAATTGATTAAAGGCTTCAACGTCGCCATCCTTGGCGGCGCTAACCCATTGTCGTTCTGCATCGGTCATGCAGGCCATTCCCCCACACCCATAACGGGTTCTGCTCCAAAAGGTGGTCGGAAGCAATAGCCCATATCATAGCATATCAACCGCTCATTCGTTAGTATCAGGCCCCAAGGGTTTGCGCAACAGGTCAAGGAATAACTGGGCGGCGTTGGTAATATGGCGGTCGCGATGATGCACGACGTTATAAACGCGGCGGGTTGGCACATTGGCTAAATGAATTTGGCGCAAACGGCCAGCCGCTACTTCGCGCCGCACGGCCATGGCTGGCACTAAGGCGATGCCCAAGCCAACCTCAACCGAACGTTTGATCGCCTCTAAATTGCCTAGCACAATTGGTTGTTTGGGGCGAATTTGCTGGGCGTTGAGCAATTCACTGACGCTGGCTTGCAAGGCTGAACCTTCCTCGCGTAAGAGCATGCGTCGCCCGTGTAAGGCCTCGATATTAATCTGTTTCAAGCGTGCCCATGGGTCATCAGGGCTGACAATCACGACCAATTCAGTCGTCAAAAACGGCATAATGATCAATTGGGTATGCACAATTGGCGAGCCAACCAAGGCCAATTCAAACTCGCCTGAAATGACTTGAGCTAGCAATTGTTCAGTGTTGCCAGTGCCAATATGTACCACAAACTCAGGGTGTTCCCAGTTGAAACGTTGCAGCAAATCGGGCAGGGCATAGGTTGCCAAGGTATTGCCAACGCCCAACAGTAAGGTGCGTTCGCTTTGACCAGCGGCGGCTCGCACCGCTTGCTCGGCAATCCGTTCGAGGGCAATCATTTGCTCGGCATGCGGCAAGAGCGCTCGCCCAGCCGCTGTTAGCTCGATTCCTCGGCTTAGCCGCTCGAACAAACTAACGCCTAATTCGCGCTCAAGGGTCTGAATTTGCTGGCTCACGGTCGGTTGAGTTAGATCAAGTTGCTCGGCAGCCCGGGTAAAATTGCGACTTTGAGCTGCTGCCACAAACATCCGTAATTTTTGTAAATCCAACATACGTGTTCTCGCTGTGGTGATTGTGGCCTGCACTGTAGCATAAGTTTAAGCCGATCAAAAATCGCAGCACCTTAACGATGCTGCGATAGACACTTGATTGGTGATCAACAATTAGGGATGAATGTACTTGCGTTCTTTGGTGACTAAGCGGCCATCGCCAGCGTTGACCTCGACCTTGAGCATAATTTCGTCGCCAGTGTTATAGCTGTCAG
This region of Herpetosiphon gulosus genomic DNA includes:
- a CDS encoding HD domain-containing protein, whose protein sequence is MPDFRAQIQQYIREHALPIDKYSHQPRLYQLILAIGQGLSYDDDVVYAAAWLHDLGVFIGHRPSDLAALAAWDNVAYALEKVPALLQQWQFPLEKIKAVLTAIAQHSPQQTPTSIEASLLRDADILEQLGAVAILRIVSKVGRDTRYQTFDQALATLEHNVMQLPSQLHLANSQQLAQARIAVLQQFITAAQAESQGQPW
- a CDS encoding sigma-70 family RNA polymerase sigma factor is translated as MTDAERQWVSAAKDGDVEAFNQLVRMYEGRVYGLAYRMLGDSDSAADVAQDTFISAFKAIKRFREGSFAAWLLRIATNACYDVLRAQKRRRTTSMDQLLAGDDDSPGEQFEDQSLPLDQHMINRELQAAIQAGLATLPEDQRAVLIMCDIQGFAYEEIAAATDTQLGTVKSRLSRARAKLRDYLKSRELLPTAER
- a CDS encoding LysR family transcriptional regulator; translated protein: MLDLQKLRMFVAAAQSRNFTRAAEQLDLTQPTVSQQIQTLERELGVSLFERLSRGIELTAAGRALLPHAEQMIALERIAEQAVRAAAGQSERTLLLGVGNTLATYALPDLLQRFNWEHPEFVVHIGTGNTEQLLAQVISGEFELALVGSPIVHTQLIIMPFLTTELVVIVSPDDPWARLKQINIEALHGRRMLLREEGSALQASVSELLNAQQIRPKQPIVLGNLEAIKRSVEVGLGIALVPAMAVRREVAAGRLRQIHLANVPTRRVYNVVHHRDRHITNAAQLFLDLLRKPLGPDTNE